A single Blastococcus colisei DNA region contains:
- a CDS encoding putative cobaltochelatase produces MTYPFGAVVGMDDMRLALLLNAVSPAVGGVLVRGEKGTAKSTTVRALAAVLPAVAVVPGCRFACDPAAPDLDCPDGPHDADAAGRTRPARLVELPVGASEDRVVGALDLERALTEGVKAFEPGLLAAAHRGVLYVDEVNLLHDHLVDLLLDAAALGRAYVEREGVSVRHAARFLLVGTMNPEEGELRPQLLDRFGLTVEVIAPRDPAQRAEVVRRRFAYDADPSGFADTWATQEAELAARIADARDRLPHVALSDDALRQVTAVCAAFDVDGLRADIVTARAAIAHAAWSGRDAVTEEDVRVAARLALPHRRRRNPFDAPGLDDDTLEQALSDARPDGDDPDDSGPDDSGPDGDGPDGGADGGAPRSPSGPSGDTGTTEPPGADSGTEAHPPSSAPRGEGAGSTEAGAAPERAAVTPSDPFRARRLEVPGIGSGAAGRRSRARSERGRVVGSTHPSGTVTKLHLTDTVLAAAPHQRARGRTGPGLQVRREDLRQATLEGREGNLVLFVVDASGSMGARARMGAVKGAVLSLLLDAYQRRDKVGLVTFRGAGADLALPPTWSVDAAAARLTGLTTGGRTPLAAGLLRAHEVLRVERVRDPQRRPLLVVVTDGRATGPRGGASLADAHAAAGLLAAAGVASVVVDCETGPVRLGLAATLGAVLGGPTLSMAELAAETLAATVRSTRKAA; encoded by the coding sequence GTGACCTACCCCTTCGGCGCCGTCGTCGGCATGGACGACATGCGGCTGGCCCTCTTGCTCAACGCGGTCTCCCCCGCCGTCGGCGGCGTGCTGGTGCGCGGCGAGAAGGGCACGGCGAAGTCGACCACGGTGCGCGCTCTGGCCGCGGTCCTGCCGGCGGTTGCGGTCGTCCCCGGTTGCCGGTTCGCCTGCGACCCGGCTGCGCCGGACCTGGACTGCCCGGACGGACCGCACGATGCCGACGCGGCGGGACGGACGCGCCCGGCCCGGCTGGTGGAGCTTCCGGTCGGCGCCTCCGAGGACCGGGTCGTCGGGGCCCTCGACCTCGAGCGGGCGCTCACAGAGGGCGTCAAGGCCTTCGAGCCCGGCCTGCTCGCCGCCGCCCACCGCGGCGTCCTCTACGTGGACGAGGTCAACCTCCTCCACGACCACCTGGTCGACCTGCTCCTGGACGCGGCCGCGCTGGGCCGGGCCTACGTCGAGCGCGAGGGCGTCTCGGTGCGGCACGCGGCCCGCTTCCTGCTCGTCGGGACGATGAACCCCGAGGAGGGCGAGCTCCGCCCCCAGCTGCTGGACCGGTTCGGGCTCACCGTCGAGGTGATCGCACCGCGGGACCCGGCGCAGCGAGCCGAGGTCGTGCGTCGGCGGTTCGCCTACGACGCCGACCCCTCCGGCTTCGCGGACACGTGGGCGACGCAGGAGGCGGAGTTGGCCGCACGCATCGCCGACGCCCGCGACCGCCTCCCGCACGTCGCCCTCTCCGACGACGCGCTGCGCCAGGTGACGGCGGTCTGCGCCGCATTCGACGTGGACGGCCTGCGCGCCGACATCGTCACCGCCCGCGCGGCCATCGCGCACGCCGCCTGGAGCGGTCGGGATGCGGTCACCGAGGAGGACGTCCGGGTCGCCGCTCGGCTGGCACTGCCCCACCGTCGACGCAGGAACCCGTTCGACGCGCCGGGTCTGGACGACGACACGCTGGAGCAGGCCCTGTCCGATGCCCGCCCGGACGGCGACGATCCCGACGACAGTGGCCCCGACGACAGCGGCCCGGATGGCGACGGTCCCGACGGTGGTGCCGACGGCGGTGCCCCGCGCTCGCCCTCCGGTCCGTCCGGGGACACCGGGACGACGGAGCCTCCGGGCGCCGACAGCGGTACCGAGGCGCACCCTCCCTCGTCCGCACCCCGCGGTGAGGGAGCCGGCTCCACGGAGGCCGGCGCCGCGCCCGAGCGCGCCGCGGTCACGCCGTCCGACCCGTTCCGCGCCCGGCGGCTGGAGGTCCCGGGCATCGGTTCCGGCGCGGCCGGCCGCCGCTCGCGCGCCCGTTCCGAGCGTGGCCGGGTCGTGGGCTCGACCCACCCCTCTGGCACGGTCACGAAGCTGCACCTGACCGACACCGTGCTCGCCGCCGCCCCGCACCAGCGGGCCCGCGGTCGCACCGGCCCGGGGCTGCAGGTTCGCCGGGAGGACCTCCGCCAGGCCACGCTCGAGGGACGGGAAGGCAACCTCGTCCTCTTCGTCGTCGACGCCAGCGGCTCGATGGGCGCCCGGGCGCGGATGGGCGCGGTGAAGGGCGCCGTCCTCTCCCTGCTGCTCGACGCCTACCAGCGGCGGGACAAGGTCGGACTGGTCACCTTCCGGGGAGCGGGCGCCGACCTGGCGCTGCCACCCACCTGGTCCGTGGACGCCGCTGCCGCCCGGCTCACCGGCCTGACCACCGGTGGCCGTACCCCGCTGGCGGCCGGACTCCTGCGAGCCCATGAGGTGCTGCGGGTGGAGCGCGTCCGGGACCCGCAGCGCCGGCCGCTGCTCGTCGTCGTCACCGACGGCCGCGCCACCGGCCCTCGGGGCGGCGCCTCACTGGCCGACGCCCACGCCGCCGCGGGACTGCTGGCCGCGGCCGGGGTCGCGAGTGTCGTGGTCGACTGCGAGACCGGCCCCGTCCGGCTCGGCCTCGCCGCCACGCTGGGCGCCGTCCTCGGTGGCCCGACGCTCTCCATGGCGGAGCTGGCCGCCGAGACCCTCGCAGCGACGGTCCGCAGCACACGAAAGGCGGCCTGA
- the cobO gene encoding cob(I)yrinic acid a,c-diamide adenosyltransferase — MPKGQVESVPADGLTTRQRRNRPLLVVHTGEMKGKSTAAFGMAMRAWNQGWPVAVYQFVKSAKWKVGEESALTALGRVHEQTGEGGPVVWHKMGSGWSWSRRQGTETDHAADAAEGWAQIKRDLAAEAHRFYVLDEFTYPMTWGWVDVDDVVATLRDRPGTQHVVITGRSADPALVEAADLVVEMTKVKHPMDAGQKGQRGIEW, encoded by the coding sequence GTGCCGAAGGGACAGGTCGAGTCCGTTCCCGCCGACGGACTGACCACGCGACAGCGACGGAACCGTCCCCTGCTGGTCGTCCACACCGGTGAGATGAAGGGAAAATCCACCGCCGCGTTCGGCATGGCGATGCGCGCCTGGAACCAGGGCTGGCCGGTCGCGGTCTACCAGTTCGTCAAGAGCGCCAAGTGGAAGGTCGGCGAGGAGAGCGCGCTGACCGCACTGGGCCGGGTGCACGAGCAGACCGGCGAGGGGGGACCGGTCGTCTGGCACAAGATGGGCAGCGGCTGGAGCTGGTCGCGCCGCCAGGGCACCGAAACCGACCACGCCGCCGACGCCGCCGAGGGCTGGGCGCAGATCAAGCGCGACCTGGCTGCGGAGGCGCACCGCTTCTACGTCCTCGACGAGTTCACCTACCCCATGACGTGGGGCTGGGTGGACGTGGACGACGTGGTGGCGACGCTGCGCGACCGTCCCGGCACCCAGCACGTGGTGATCACCGGCCGGAGCGCGGATCCCGCATTGGTCGAGGCCGCAGACCTGGTGGTCGAGATGACCAAGGTCAAGCACCCGATGGACGCCGGTCAGAAGGGCCAGCGGGGGATCGAGTGGTGA
- a CDS encoding cobyrinate a,c-diamide synthase, whose amino-acid sequence MTGVRRVPRIVLAAPSSNAGKTSIATGLVAALTARGLAVSPHKVGPDYIDPGYAGLAAGRPGRNLDPWLVGEERIVPLFLRGALHPRPADVAVIEGVMGLFDGAAHPSVKPGFASTAHVAALLQAPVVLVVDAASQARSVAALVHGFATFDPAVRLGGVVLNRVGSDRHEEILREALGASGVPVLGAIHRLDQLRTPSRHLGLVPAAERSTEALATVDRLRHVVADGVDLEAVLALARTAPPLDATPWDPAAEVRTVPGRPRIAVAGGPAFTFSYAENAELLAAAGADVVTVDPLRDEALPAGTAGLVVGGGFPEVHAAELSANETLRADVAALAARGAPIAAECAGLLYLARELDGVPMCGVLDVRTAMSPRLTLGYRAAVAPADSVLAPAGTRVRGHEFHRTHAQPAASATPAWQWPEGGQGPARPEGFVAGGVHASYLHLHWAGSPRMASRFVAAAVRLTEGLQHAHR is encoded by the coding sequence GTGACCGGGGTCAGGCGGGTTCCACGGATCGTGCTCGCCGCACCGTCCAGCAACGCGGGGAAGACATCGATCGCCACCGGACTGGTCGCGGCGCTCACGGCACGTGGGCTCGCCGTCTCCCCCCACAAGGTCGGTCCGGACTACATCGACCCCGGCTACGCGGGCCTGGCCGCCGGGCGACCGGGCCGCAACCTCGATCCGTGGCTCGTCGGGGAGGAGCGGATCGTCCCGCTGTTCCTCCGAGGCGCGCTGCATCCCCGCCCGGCCGACGTGGCCGTGATCGAGGGCGTCATGGGCCTGTTCGACGGGGCAGCGCACCCCTCGGTCAAGCCCGGCTTCGCCTCCACCGCGCACGTCGCGGCGCTGCTCCAGGCCCCCGTCGTCCTCGTCGTCGACGCCGCCTCCCAGGCTCGCTCGGTTGCCGCCCTGGTGCACGGTTTCGCCACTTTCGACCCGGCGGTGCGCCTCGGCGGGGTGGTTCTCAACCGGGTCGGCAGCGACCGGCACGAGGAGATCCTCCGGGAGGCGCTCGGCGCCTCGGGAGTGCCCGTCCTGGGCGCGATCCACCGGCTCGACCAGCTGCGCACCCCGTCCCGGCACCTGGGCCTGGTCCCGGCCGCGGAGCGCTCGACAGAGGCGCTCGCGACCGTCGACCGGCTCCGGCACGTCGTCGCAGACGGGGTCGACCTGGAGGCCGTCCTGGCCCTGGCACGCACCGCTCCTCCGCTCGACGCCACGCCGTGGGACCCGGCCGCGGAGGTGCGCACCGTCCCGGGCCGGCCACGGATCGCCGTCGCCGGCGGGCCGGCCTTCACCTTCAGCTACGCCGAGAACGCCGAGCTCTTGGCCGCCGCAGGTGCTGACGTGGTGACCGTCGACCCGCTGCGCGACGAAGCCCTTCCCGCCGGGACGGCGGGCCTGGTCGTCGGCGGCGGTTTTCCCGAGGTCCACGCCGCCGAGCTGTCGGCCAACGAGACCCTGCGCGCCGACGTCGCCGCGCTCGCCGCCCGCGGGGCGCCGATCGCCGCGGAGTGCGCGGGGCTGCTGTACCTGGCCCGCGAGCTCGACGGCGTCCCGATGTGCGGGGTCCTGGACGTCCGGACGGCGATGTCCCCGCGGCTCACCCTTGGCTACCGCGCGGCCGTGGCGCCGGCCGACTCGGTGCTCGCCCCGGCGGGCACGCGGGTGCGCGGCCACGAATTCCATCGCACCCACGCTCAGCCGGCCGCGAGCGCGACGCCCGCCTGGCAGTGGCCGGAAGGTGGCCAGGGCCCCGCCCGGCCCGAGGGTTTCGTGGCCGGTGGGGTGCACGCCTCTTACCTGCACCTGCACTGGGCCGGCTCCCCGAGGATGGCCTCCCGGTTCGTCGCCGCGGCCGTGCGGCTCACGGAGGGGCTGCAGCATGCACATCGCTGA
- a CDS encoding energy-coupling factor ABC transporter permease — translation MHIAEGFLPASHAVGWTVAAAPFVVHGARAVVKEVRENPESTLLLGAAGAFVFVLSAIKLPSVTGSSSHPTGTGVGAILFRPPVMALLGTVVLLFQALLLAHGGLTTLGANAFAFAVVGPWAGYGAYRLIRAFGGGLLPGVFAGMVLADLTTYVTTSLQLALAFPDASSGLAGAAAKFLGIFAVTQIPLAIGEGLLGVLLFRVLTVNARPELERLGLLQPAPTTTAGDAA, via the coding sequence ATGCACATCGCTGAGGGATTCCTGCCTGCGTCCCACGCCGTCGGCTGGACCGTGGCCGCCGCGCCGTTCGTGGTCCACGGCGCCCGGGCTGTGGTCAAGGAGGTGCGTGAGAACCCGGAGTCCACACTGCTGCTGGGCGCGGCCGGTGCGTTCGTCTTCGTGCTCAGCGCCATCAAGCTCCCGTCCGTCACCGGCAGCTCCAGCCACCCGACCGGCACCGGGGTGGGCGCGATCCTGTTCCGGCCGCCGGTGATGGCGTTGCTCGGCACCGTCGTCCTGCTCTTCCAGGCGCTGCTGCTGGCGCACGGCGGGCTCACCACGCTGGGGGCGAACGCGTTCGCCTTCGCCGTCGTCGGGCCCTGGGCCGGGTACGGCGCCTACCGGCTCATCCGGGCATTCGGCGGCGGGCTCCTGCCGGGCGTGTTCGCCGGCATGGTGCTGGCCGACCTGACCACCTACGTCACCACGTCGCTGCAGCTGGCGCTGGCCTTCCCCGACGCGAGCAGCGGCCTGGCGGGTGCCGCGGCGAAGTTCCTGGGCATCTTCGCCGTCACCCAGATCCCGCTCGCCATCGGCGAGGGGCTGCTCGGCGTCCTGCTGTTCCGGGTCCTGACGGTCAACGCCCGGCCGGAGCTGGAAAGGCTCGGCCTGCTGCAGCCCGCGCCGACGACGACCGCCGGTGATGCCGCATGA
- a CDS encoding energy-coupling factor ABC transporter substrate-binding protein: MSRRPLVNALLVVAVVALFAVPLLLDGGTSEYGGTDAAVTADLEADGHTPWFESVFSPAGEVESGLFALQAAIGGGVLGYVLGRLRGRRLAQEKPGPGSPAP; encoded by the coding sequence ATGAGCCGCCGCCCCCTCGTCAACGCCCTTCTCGTCGTCGCGGTCGTGGCGCTGTTCGCGGTCCCGCTGCTCCTCGACGGTGGCACGTCCGAGTACGGAGGCACCGACGCCGCCGTCACCGCGGACCTCGAGGCCGACGGCCACACGCCCTGGTTCGAGTCCGTCTTCAGCCCCGCCGGCGAGGTGGAGTCGGGGCTGTTCGCCCTCCAGGCGGCGATCGGCGGCGGCGTGCTCGGCTACGTCCTCGGCCGGTTGCGCGGCCGGCGGCTCGCGCAGGAGAAGCCAGGGCCGGGGAGCCCGGCGCCGTGA
- the cbiQ gene encoding cobalt ECF transporter T component CbiQ yields the protein MTGLAVDDAAWTSAWRHRSPGDKLLLCGGLVVCALLLPAWPGSVLVGLVAVGLALGPARVPARTFGRAVRLPLAFVTVGALTAVVAVDGDGIGWAPDAAARAGSLAGHALAGSAAVLLLATTTPMSDLLPALRRMRVPEAVVEVASVVYRLLFVLLDSLRTIREAQTARMGYSSLRRSYRSSGVLAAAVLTRSWDRARRMQAGLAGRGLETGLRVLPEALPSSRAFLVTTGAGLAGIVAASLAIA from the coding sequence GTGACGGGACTGGCGGTCGACGACGCCGCCTGGACCAGCGCCTGGCGACACCGCTCCCCTGGCGACAAGCTGCTGCTCTGCGGCGGTCTGGTCGTATGTGCCCTCCTCCTGCCGGCCTGGCCCGGCAGCGTGCTCGTCGGACTCGTCGCGGTCGGGCTGGCGCTCGGCCCGGCCCGGGTCCCGGCCCGCACCTTCGGCCGGGCGGTCCGCCTGCCGCTGGCCTTCGTCACCGTCGGCGCGCTGACCGCGGTCGTGGCGGTGGACGGCGACGGGATCGGCTGGGCGCCCGACGCCGCGGCCCGGGCCGGATCGCTGGCCGGGCACGCGCTCGCCGGCAGCGCCGCCGTGCTCCTGCTCGCGACGACCACGCCGATGTCGGACCTGCTGCCCGCGCTGCGCCGGATGCGGGTGCCCGAGGCGGTCGTCGAGGTGGCGTCGGTCGTCTACCGGCTGCTGTTCGTGCTGCTGGACAGCCTTCGCACGATCCGCGAGGCGCAGACCGCGCGCATGGGTTATTCGTCGCTGCGCCGCTCGTACCGCTCCTCCGGCGTGCTCGCCGCCGCGGTGCTCACCCGCTCCTGGGACCGCGCCCGCCGCATGCAGGCGGGGCTGGCCGGCCGGGGTCTCGAGACCGGCCTGCGGGTGCTGCCCGAGGCGCTGCCCTCCTCGCGCGCCTTCCTCGTCACCACCGGCGCCGGCCTGGCCGGTATTGTCGCGGCCTCGCTGGCGATCGCATGA
- a CDS encoding energy-coupling factor ABC transporter ATP-binding protein — MSHRSLAAQGLVVGYERGARVLDGASLTVPAGRRLAVLGANGSGKTTLLRCLSGALRPTAGAVTVDGTQLEHSRRGLRAHRQTVQLVLQDPDDQLFSASVAQDVSFGPLNLGLDEAEVRARVAEALDLLAVDHLGDRPTHQLSYGERKRVAIAGAVAMRPCVLLLDEPTAGLDPSAVTETLAALARLQDHDSTVVMSTHDVDLALRWADEVAVVVDRTVVQGRPDDVLDDRPLLGRARLDRPWALAVGARLRALGLLPVDAIPRDAAGLLAALPESPAVRR, encoded by the coding sequence ATGAGTCACCGGTCGCTGGCCGCCCAGGGGCTGGTTGTCGGCTACGAGCGCGGCGCGCGGGTCCTCGACGGTGCGTCGCTCACGGTGCCTGCCGGGCGCAGGTTGGCCGTGCTCGGCGCCAATGGTTCCGGCAAGACCACGCTCCTGCGTTGTCTCTCCGGCGCGCTGCGCCCCACAGCCGGCGCCGTCACCGTGGACGGCACACAGTTGGAGCACTCCCGCCGAGGGCTGCGCGCGCACCGCCAGACCGTGCAGCTCGTGCTGCAGGACCCGGACGATCAGCTGTTCAGCGCCTCGGTCGCACAGGACGTCTCGTTCGGCCCCCTGAACCTGGGGCTCGACGAGGCGGAGGTCCGCGCCCGCGTGGCCGAAGCCCTGGACCTGCTTGCCGTCGATCACCTGGGCGACCGGCCCACCCACCAGCTGTCCTACGGGGAGCGCAAACGGGTGGCGATCGCAGGCGCCGTGGCGATGCGCCCCTGCGTGCTCCTCCTGGACGAGCCGACCGCCGGCCTCGACCCGTCCGCTGTCACGGAGACGCTCGCGGCGTTGGCGCGGCTGCAGGATCACGACTCCACCGTGGTCATGAGCACCCACGACGTCGACCTCGCGCTGCGGTGGGCCGACGAGGTCGCCGTAGTGGTGGACCGGACCGTCGTGCAAGGACGACCGGACGACGTGCTGGACGACCGTCCGCTGTTGGGGCGCGCCCGGCTCGACCGGCCGTGGGCGCTGGCCGTCGGTGCCCGGCTTCGTGCGCTCGGGCTGCTGCCCGTCGACGCGATACCCCGGGACGCCGCCGGCCTGCTGGCCGCCCTCCCGGAGTCCCCGGCCGTGCGCAGGTGA
- the cobC gene encoding Rv2231c family pyridoxal phosphate-dependent protein CobC → MITVGVGTSTGVSADEVLAAVDAVLPDGVTRVRLATLDVRAGEPGLQDAAARRGWELVGHPATALADVRVPTPSDRVATAVGSPSVAEAAALLHGDTLAVRKTVHGRVTVAVAVSGQLRERRREAVADREGASQRGSSEERSAPQERSVDAVTDLRHHGDAELAPGLIDLAVNVRADAPPDWLRTVLHAAIDASAAYPDPAPARVAVAAAHGRPPDEVLLTAGAAETFVLVARAVQPRLAAVVHPSFTEPEAALRAAGHPVTRVVLGSRDGWRLDPSAVPEDADLVVLGNPTNPTSVLHRAADVAALARPGRVLVVDEAFADTVPGEPESLATRRDLPGLVVVRSLTKTWGLAGLRVGYALGPAHLMALFAAQQPHWPVSTPALAALVACTTPTARAEAHDAARQLDRWRKVLLETLPSSVMVEGHPRSSFVLLRAPDGLRVREELRRRGWAVRRGDTFPGLTSDHLRVAVREPAVSRAFAAALTEILHPVPTCEETM, encoded by the coding sequence GTGATCACCGTCGGGGTGGGCACGTCGACCGGGGTGAGCGCGGATGAGGTGCTCGCCGCCGTGGACGCGGTGCTGCCCGACGGAGTGACCCGGGTCCGGCTGGCGACCCTCGACGTGCGGGCAGGTGAACCGGGACTGCAGGACGCGGCAGCCCGGCGGGGATGGGAGCTGGTCGGCCATCCGGCCACCGCCCTGGCCGACGTCCGGGTGCCCACGCCGTCCGACCGGGTGGCCACAGCCGTGGGTAGTCCGTCCGTGGCGGAGGCCGCGGCTCTTCTGCACGGCGACACGCTCGCCGTGCGAAAAACGGTGCACGGCCGGGTGACTGTCGCGGTGGCCGTGAGCGGACAGCTGCGTGAGCGTCGCAGGGAGGCGGTCGCCGACAGGGAGGGAGCATCGCAGCGAGGATCGAGCGAGGAGCGGAGCGCACCGCAGGAGCGATCCGTGGACGCCGTGACGGACCTGCGCCACCACGGCGATGCCGAACTGGCTCCTGGCCTCATCGATCTCGCCGTCAACGTGCGGGCCGATGCCCCTCCGGACTGGCTGCGCACCGTCCTGCATGCGGCCATCGACGCCTCGGCGGCCTATCCCGATCCAGCGCCGGCACGCGTCGCGGTCGCCGCCGCCCACGGTCGCCCCCCTGACGAGGTGCTGCTCACCGCCGGCGCCGCCGAGACGTTCGTCCTCGTCGCCCGGGCCGTGCAGCCGCGCCTCGCCGCCGTCGTCCATCCCTCGTTCACCGAGCCGGAGGCCGCACTGCGGGCCGCCGGGCACCCGGTCACCCGCGTCGTCCTCGGGTCCAGGGATGGCTGGCGGCTCGATCCGTCCGCTGTGCCCGAGGACGCCGACCTCGTCGTTCTCGGCAACCCGACGAACCCCACGTCCGTGCTCCACCGGGCGGCCGACGTCGCCGCCCTGGCCCGGCCTGGTCGGGTGCTCGTGGTGGACGAGGCCTTCGCCGACACGGTTCCCGGCGAACCGGAGTCCCTCGCGACCCGGCGGGACCTCCCCGGGCTGGTGGTCGTCCGCAGCCTGACCAAGACCTGGGGACTGGCCGGCCTGCGGGTCGGCTACGCGCTCGGCCCGGCACATCTGATGGCGCTGTTCGCGGCGCAGCAACCGCACTGGCCGGTCTCGACACCCGCCCTCGCGGCGCTCGTCGCGTGCACGACGCCGACCGCTCGCGCCGAGGCCCACGACGCTGCCCGGCAGCTCGACCGCTGGCGGAAGGTCCTGCTGGAGACCCTGCCCTCCTCCGTGATGGTGGAGGGACACCCGCGGTCGTCGTTCGTCCTTCTCCGCGCCCCCGATGGGCTGCGGGTGCGGGAGGAGCTCCGGCGACGGGGCTGGGCGGTGCGCCGCGGGGACACCTTCCCCGGCCTGACGAGTGACCACCTGCGCGTGGCCGTCCGTGAGCCCGCCGTCTCGCGAGCCTTCGCCGCCGCCCTCACCGAGATCCTGCATCCCGTCCCGACATGCGAGGAGACCATGTGA
- the cobA gene encoding uroporphyrinogen-III C-methyltransferase gives MTTAPQARSSTAVLPVGLRLLGRRVVVVGGGPTAHRETAGLLAVGADVAVVSPALTPALDALAISGGVSWIRRTFTEGDLDGAWYAVAATGDAGVDAKVAAEADSRHIFCTRTESHELSSAVVQATAGRDRHCEEQGAAEGLTGCVVLVGGGPGDPGLITVRGQQALSQADVVVVDHLAPWPLLGVLRPGAEVVDASKLPRGRSMAQEEINALLVSRARAGKYVVRLKGGDPFVFGRGMEELLACAAAEIPVEVVPGVTSAVGVPAVAGIPVTHRGLTHEFVVISGHLPPGHPQSLVDWSSIGRLRGTVVVLMGVENAAAIAATLIDHGRPTATPVAVVTDGTTASQRTVRTTLEHLGTTIRDEHIRPPAVWVVGEVVQLAAETVARTSAGAPRADEGRSGASTRRGAGGDRDVEGRSVTVIVPQV, from the coding sequence GTGACAACCGCTCCTCAGGCACGGAGCTCCACGGCCGTCCTCCCGGTGGGGCTCCGGCTGCTCGGGAGGCGCGTGGTCGTCGTCGGCGGCGGACCGACCGCGCACCGGGAGACAGCCGGGCTCCTGGCAGTGGGTGCCGACGTGGCCGTCGTGAGTCCCGCACTCACCCCTGCGCTGGACGCGCTGGCGATCTCCGGGGGCGTGTCGTGGATCCGCCGGACCTTCACCGAGGGAGATCTCGACGGCGCCTGGTACGCCGTAGCGGCCACCGGCGACGCAGGCGTCGACGCGAAGGTCGCAGCGGAGGCCGACTCCAGGCACATCTTCTGCACGCGCACCGAATCCCACGAACTGTCCAGCGCCGTCGTCCAGGCCACCGCCGGACGCGACCGGCACTGCGAGGAGCAGGGTGCCGCAGAGGGCCTCACCGGCTGCGTCGTGCTCGTCGGTGGTGGTCCGGGCGACCCCGGATTGATCACCGTGCGCGGACAGCAGGCTCTGTCGCAGGCCGACGTGGTCGTCGTCGACCACCTGGCCCCGTGGCCACTGCTGGGCGTTCTGCGGCCGGGAGCCGAGGTCGTGGACGCCTCCAAGCTGCCACGCGGGCGCTCGATGGCCCAGGAGGAGATCAACGCTCTGCTGGTCTCCCGCGCGCGTGCCGGCAAGTACGTTGTCCGGCTCAAGGGCGGCGACCCGTTCGTGTTCGGCCGCGGGATGGAAGAGCTCCTCGCGTGCGCCGCCGCGGAAATCCCGGTCGAGGTGGTCCCCGGTGTCACCAGCGCGGTAGGGGTACCGGCGGTCGCCGGGATACCCGTGACCCACCGCGGGCTGACGCACGAATTCGTCGTCATCTCCGGGCACCTTCCGCCGGGGCATCCGCAGTCCCTGGTCGACTGGTCCTCGATCGGCCGCCTGCGGGGCACCGTCGTCGTCCTCATGGGGGTCGAGAACGCCGCCGCCATCGCGGCCACGCTGATCGACCACGGCCGGCCGACCGCGACGCCCGTCGCGGTCGTGACCGACGGGACGACGGCGAGCCAGCGCACGGTGCGGACGACCCTCGAGCACCTCGGGACGACGATCCGCGACGAGCACATCCGCCCACCTGCCGTCTGGGTGGTCGGCGAGGTCGTCCAGCTGGCCGCCGAGACCGTCGCGCGGACGTCGGCCGGTGCGCCTCGAGCCGATGAAGGGCGGTCTGGTGCGTCCACCAGACGCGGTGCGGGGGGCGATCGTGACGTCGAGGGACGGTCGGTGACCGTGATCGTGCCGCAGGTGTAG
- a CDS encoding ATP-binding protein — translation MSQTLWARRPPPQRATTSAADRWEGAPATAADLTALRVRLHAALLDGARPPGATDDDVERLLLAFEELTSNGLRHGQAPVRVTVVDTGTGWLIDVTDAAVDRPPVPAVGRDAAEGGLGLYLVARLCAAHGWTAENDRKHVWARIDYTATGEDDASPPPSTLPRPRRPRG, via the coding sequence ATGAGCCAGACGTTGTGGGCGCGCCGGCCACCACCGCAGCGGGCCACCACCTCGGCCGCGGATCGCTGGGAAGGCGCGCCGGCCACCGCGGCGGACCTGACCGCCCTGCGCGTGCGCTTGCACGCCGCGCTGCTCGACGGTGCGCGTCCGCCCGGCGCCACGGACGACGACGTCGAGCGGCTGCTGCTGGCCTTCGAGGAGCTGACGTCCAACGGGCTGCGGCACGGGCAGGCGCCGGTGCGGGTCACCGTCGTGGACACCGGCACCGGCTGGCTGATCGACGTCACCGACGCCGCCGTCGACCGGCCGCCCGTCCCGGCCGTCGGCCGGGATGCTGCCGAGGGAGGGCTCGGCCTCTACCTGGTCGCCCGGTTGTGCGCGGCCCACGGCTGGACGGCCGAGAACGACCGCAAGCATGTGTGGGCGCGCATCGACTACACCGCCACGGGCGAGGACGACGCCTCTCCGCCACCCTCGACGCTGCCCCGCCCCCGGAGACCGCGCGGTTGA